The sequence ATAATTatcatcaaattaatataatttgcatttcttgcgggtcatataaaataaatatttatttttatagaactaaaatttataataaataaatatttttaactagagaatatattttagttaaaaattatcatttataataaaaattattttgaacatataagttatgttttaaatttataataaataatttaaataatactcGTAGGAAGCTAAATAATGTTTTACTCGGGTCTATAAAGATTACTTATTCAACTTATtagaaaattcattaatatttttaatttattaaaggtgttttatctttaatttattaaatttttttaatgaataatattaaatataaatcttGAAAAATATACAACACCAAAAACGGAATTTAAAATCTTCAATATGATATGAGGGTattactttaatgttttttttttgttatatttcatACGAAGAATAACATTAatagtttattatatttgataaatatcttttgttgaaaacatttattgaaaataatgatATGAATGTATGGGTAAAatgctaaatatatttttttaataaaaaaatattctttggttattagtattaaaaataatagtacaCAAAGCCATTAATAAAGTTTGTATCTTTATATAAAGTAAAGAGATTCATAGAATGAGAAAGTGAGACTTTATTTGTAGTCCGTAGATTCAGTTTAGGTATTTTGAAATAGAACTTGTTTATATTGACTTATAATGCAAGCGTAATTTTccactttgcatattttttactttaaataaatatttttttatccatatgaattaaataaataccAAGAAATTATGGAACCCATGCGACGTACAGTGTACTTTCAAGTTGataatattctttttacttattttctaattaaatataaagatgcaaaaaaatagtttactttttttttttctgtttcctctttttctatgacctgtgtgtgtgtatttgaaGTTTGACCTAAAAAGCTAAAAAATCTCAAACCCCAAATTCAAGCATGCGATTCATGGCCTAATTAATTTAgtctttatttaaaattcaaggtatttattaattttgaatttcatgCGATTATAGATTTCTATATCgtttgataataaattaataattttataaaggaACACAcacacaatttaatttttttatattttgtgccttattttttatattttataaatttactcGTGAAGTATTTAGAATATTTTAAGGTTATCCTAAAATCTTCTAGCTAAGTAATGACtagaaagaagaaaggaaaccaactaaaaatatgaatatgaagTTACTGAAATTGCcatgaaaatttaaatgaactttacataagttttcaaataaaaactaCACAACATTTTTTTGTGAGAAGCTATTCTGTGAAAACTTTGTACTCAAAATTATTTGtgtaaaagaatttttaatCATGGTAAAAGTAAGTTTTAGTAAGATCATAAGGTTTAAGAAGACTTATCTTCTCAGGACTATGTTAGAAAAATGAGAAGTCATAAgccattaataataataagcaccatcaactatatttttgaatttgaattatgtGTAAATTGTCCTCactaagaaagaaagagaaaccaACTATATCAATAAAGTGTAAAACTCAAATTGATAGTGAAATAGATCCAAGCTTAGGTTGCTTTGGATCAAATTGGATGTAAATTTCTTTGTAATCGAATTAGTATGAATGTCTTGGATATCTTTTCTCTAACCCTTCAACTCTTATACTTCTTACTTAAGGTTCTATATATTATGGTtgtgatatttttgttttgtatcaTTAATTCAATCTAAAATTTTGTTTACAAGTAAAAGGATAATTGATAGATCATCTCATCTCTTGTTTCAATGTGAATTAAGAAAGCATTttcaaaaatactttaaaaagtgTGAAAATGCGTTTAAAACCAATTCATCCTCTTCTTGGTTGAGTTTTCTTAAGCCACATCATATCTAACAACTTATCATTAGATGTAGTAGGTCTGACGTGATCGTCAGGATtatcattgatatttttttgttcgtACCATCTAAACATCcacataagttaaaaaaaagtgtcatacaaaacacataaatataaaaaataaataaattaaaacaactttatatttatatcaacCTTGACGCCTATTTACAATCTAACCTACTAAAGACTACTTGTACAAACACAAAAGTAACTACAAGTTCAATAATTCATCACTAACCTCACAACTAACAATTAATCCCCTTGCCcacataataacaaaattaatgatttgttACAACACAACTATCTTCATTCAAACTCAAATAACATACATCAgttgttcataaaaaaaatggtccAAAAAACATGTTCTAGAATGCATGTATATGTCTTTTGGAATTGGTGTTTCAGAAAAAACTATAATGCGAAAATAAATTTTGGAATAGGCAATTCCGAAATTCTGACTCAGTAAATGACAACACAATCAGTATCTTTGAGATAATCAAATGTGACAATCACCAccatgaaaacaaaaagaaaggctAAACTTACCTTTGCCGACATCGCTGGGTATCTTCAATCTGTCTTCAATGGGTGATCGCCGCTGGTGTTGCGGAACTGAATGGGATGGAGGTGCTATGTTTCGAAGTTATGAAGGACAATTTTGTCCAATCACTAAATGTCAGGAGGTGCATTGAGCAAACAGGAAGTTGCTGGAAGTAAAAGCCCAAAACTCAACCTAAATACCAAATCTGAAATTCAGATTCAGAACACAAATACTTGCCTTTCCTCGCGCTCCCGTCTGGCCATCGTTGACGACCAAATACTGGTTTGGAAAAAACTCTTCTTTTCTCAAGGTCAGTTTGTTTCTGCTCTGCATATCTCAGACGTTTCGCCGAGTAGGCTAATAAGTACATTGAActaagaattaatattttttaatatggatttcatcggatgatttttctcaaattaaCCGAACATTACTTGCTTCCCGTTGCCATTGTTTGTAACCATTTTTGTGTCATTATTATTCTAATGGGACAACAAAGTATTAATAGTTTGACGCGTCATcttgaaaacttcaaaaacaTAGTTAATTAGTCTAATTTGGTCTTAAAAAGTTGAGGTACATCATTATATTTTCACATGCCCAATCAAATCAGCATTGTTTACtgctgaattttgaatttgttgTGCTATTTGGGTTGTTTATTATCCCGTAAAATTGAGTACCAAAATTCTGAGTATAGCTAGCAAATACTTTGTTTTCTCAAATTATGATTGGAATCTGCATATTATGATAACTCAGAAGCTCAATATCTAGTGCTTCCAACGAATACATTTCATTTGATGTGTATCTAAGAAATTCTTAAGAGGAAAAGTACATCAGGGACTTTGCCGTGCACGTGAACTGATCATTTCTATTACAGGCAGAGAGAATGGGATTTGCAGGAGCCCTAAGGAACATTGTTCGCCCTCTCTCAGTTGCATCATCAAGAGCTTTAATGCCTCGAATCTCCACCAATGCTTCGATGGCACCATTTTGTCCTGCTTTTCCATCTCCCTGCAAACCTCCTCAATGGCTTCATCCCCTTTGGAATCAATTCCACAGCTTGACAGACACTCGCTTCCCCAAGAGACGACCCTCTGAAAAACCTCGTCGAAAGAGAGCCAGCTTGAGACCCTCTGGTGCGTCCCTTTTTGtgcttttaattttgaaattgatctCCAATTTTGAAATGCTTTATTTGGTTTAGGGCCTTATGCTTGGGTTCAATATACACCGGGCCAACCCATACTTCCAAATAAGCCTAATGAAGGGAGTGTCAAAAGGAGAAATGAGAAGAAACGCATGAGGCAACGCCGTGCCTTTATATTGGTGCGCTCCCCCTTTACCCTGCACACATTGAATTTTTAGGGTTTATGAGTGTTGAGTGTGTTTTCTGAGACGAAAATTCATTCTACTTGCTGATTGTTTGAGAAATGGATGATGGTTAcgaaatgaatatttattttcaattagttTCATGTTAAAAGACCTAGTGGGATATGGCTGTTGTTGTTTGACAGTCATCTTATTTAATGGTGAAGAGGAGAGAAACAAATTGACATTTAGTCTCAATATTCAATTATAAGTTGGATGGGATTTCTAGtaacttaaatttttaaatgtttgtgTTAGAACTTTGTGAATGTTGTCCATGAGGGGAACATAATCTTTCTACTAGTATAATTAGGTTAATGAGTTTTGAACATTAGTGCTGTCTTTTGGTTCAGAGTAGTTTACAGTGAAAATTTGGATGTGGTATTATTGTTCACTTGTTTAGCATCTGCACTTTGCGTTTTTGATTGATAATATTACGTCATGAACTGATTTTAgttctttatttgctttctCATGGAGTTAACTAGCATGAATTTTGTCTAATGTTTGCTTTGCTGTTATTGTCACTAAATTTGCGGccaaaatgaaagcaaataATTATGAGCCATAGATAGGATCTAGTAATTCATCGCAGAAGCTCTAATGAGTTTGCGTATATGCATTAACTCTTGCCTTCGAAAGCATCTGccttcttttttattcattgacagcacattttttttattatgtccCTTCAGTTCTTCCGAGGACTTCATTTTGTCATTTATTTCTGTAGCCTTCATGAACATTGGATATGAAAAGTACTACATTTAGCTAGAGTAGATTTGGTGGCAAGTTTATTGGCTATTGAATGTCAAAAGTATTCCATAGAAAAGATTATAGCCATAATAATCTCCTTTTAAATGAGGTGAACTATATCTATGTTTAATGGAATTAGAATATTAGATCATTATGTGGTTATTCTTAGGAACTCTGGAATTTATTGGCATTCTGTGACAAATAATTGACTATCAAGTGTCAATTAAAGTAAGATGGGTTGTTTTACAACTTCAAGATTTGTCAAGGCTAAATGGAGTTGGTTATGACCAGTTTTTATTTGTCAGGAGGTGCTTGTTATAGCTATTAAGGAGGTTAGAGTGATTTTCTTATAACCTAACAAAATACCTGTgctatgtattttttttgtaaactaaAAGTGTTTCTATGGTATGATATCAGTCCAAGTATCTCCTATTGGAATAAATGTTCATTGTGGACTCTTGCATACAggctgaaaagaagaaaaggaaggcTCAGCTGCAAGAGGCTAATCGGAAGAAAAATATTCAGAGGGTAGAACGTAAAATGGCTGCAGTTGCAAGGGAAAGAGAGTGGGCAGAAAGACTGGCTGAGTTGCAGCGACttgaggaagagaagaaaaaatctaTGGCTTGAATTTGTGAACTTTCTAAACACTGttgctttattttaaaaatgttctaTGGTTTCTGTTATTTGGGAGAC comes from Glycine soja cultivar W05 chromosome 20, ASM419377v2, whole genome shotgun sequence and encodes:
- the LOC114403729 gene encoding uncharacterized protein LOC114403729, with the protein product MGFAGALRNIVRPLSVASSRALMPRISTNASMAPFCPAFPSPCKPPQWLHPLWNQFHSLTDTRFPKRRPSEKPRRKRASLRPSGPYAWVQYTPGQPILPNKPNEGSVKRRNEKKRMRQRRAFILAEKKKRKAQLQEANRKKNIQRVERKMAAVAREREWAERLAELQRLEEEKKKSMA